In Armatimonadia bacterium, a genomic segment contains:
- a CDS encoding M55 family metallopeptidase, with product MRIFMHWDMEGVSGIHRREQVWFWEEGVPQEVASEGQHLLIADINSAAAAALEAGVDELIVCDTHRGGGNILLDQMLQDPRITYLERSRGYQDGKYRWMPGLDETVDGFLVPGHHAMAGTAGAFLPHTCNGDWGDFRINGESVGEMGIEACFAGHWGIPVIFAQGDETACREAEAMFPGITTAAVKRSVDHDTCEGPDLATAHRLTAAKLTEALDRLRAGDCRPFQPALPMHVTLRMASVQKAEAAAGRPGVQRVDEYTVGSQVERHCDITQWITGTGLEMTERA from the coding sequence ATGAGGATCTTCATGCACTGGGACATGGAGGGCGTAAGCGGGATCCACAGGCGCGAGCAAGTCTGGTTCTGGGAAGAGGGCGTGCCGCAAGAAGTTGCAAGCGAGGGCCAGCACCTTCTCATCGCCGATATCAACTCGGCCGCAGCCGCAGCCCTTGAGGCCGGCGTCGATGAACTGATCGTGTGCGACACCCATCGTGGCGGCGGCAATATCCTGCTGGACCAGATGCTTCAGGACCCTCGAATCACCTACCTCGAGCGATCCCGGGGGTATCAGGACGGCAAGTATCGGTGGATGCCCGGGCTCGATGAGACGGTCGATGGCTTTCTCGTCCCCGGACACCACGCCATGGCGGGCACAGCGGGAGCCTTCCTGCCTCACACCTGCAACGGGGACTGGGGCGACTTCCGCATCAACGGGGAAAGCGTCGGAGAGATGGGCATCGAAGCCTGCTTCGCCGGCCACTGGGGCATTCCGGTGATCTTCGCCCAGGGCGACGAGACGGCTTGCCGGGAAGCCGAGGCCATGTTCCCCGGCATCACGACGGCGGCGGTCAAGCGCTCTGTTGACCACGACACCTGCGAGGGCCCCGACCTGGCGACCGCTCACCGCCTGACAGCGGCGAAGCTGACGGAGGCTCTCGACCGTCTTCGCGCCGGGGACTGCCGGCCTTTCCAGCCCGCGCTGCCCATGCACGTTACCCTCAGAATGGCCTCGGTGCAGAAGGCCGAGGCAGCCGCAGGCAGGCCCGGCGTCCAGCGAGTGGATGAGTACACCGTGGGAAGCCAGGTCGAACGGCACTGCGACATCACCCAGTGGATCACCGGCACCGGCCTCGAGATGACCGAGAGGGCCTGA
- a CDS encoding DUF1559 domain-containing protein: MRRGFTLIELLVVIAIIAILAAILFPVFARAREKARQSACTSNEKQIALGVMMYVQDYDEVLPAYYNFEASVPAGARYWQEVIMPYVKNNQVFVCPSYSNQSITASYGCNYNWAFSNFEESAWPPEHGDALANITRPSETVMFLDCTSYISTYDPGVKSSSGSYYGKVEGRHNEQTNVAFCDGHVKSCVRQEIANPANAAKYWNTP, encoded by the coding sequence GTGCGTCGTGGCTTTACGCTGATAGAGTTGTTGGTCGTCATCGCCATCATCGCCATCCTGGCGGCGATCCTCTTCCCGGTTTTTGCCAGGGCTCGCGAGAAGGCCCGGCAGTCTGCCTGCACGAGCAATGAGAAGCAGATTGCTCTCGGTGTCATGATGTACGTTCAGGACTACGACGAAGTGCTTCCTGCCTACTACAACTTCGAGGCCTCTGTTCCTGCCGGTGCCCGGTACTGGCAGGAAGTCATCATGCCCTATGTGAAGAACAACCAGGTCTTCGTCTGCCCGAGCTACTCCAACCAGTCGATCACTGCCAGCTACGGCTGCAACTACAACTGGGCCTTCTCGAACTTCGAGGAGAGCGCGTGGCCGCCGGAACACGGTGACGCTCTGGCGAACATCACCCGTCCCTCCGAGACGGTCATGTTCCTCGACTGCACGAGCTATATCAGCACCTACGATCCGGGCGTCAAGTCCAGCTCCGGCAGCTACTACGGCAAGGTTGAGGGGCGTCACAACGAGCAGACCAACGTGGCCTTCTGCGATGGACACGTGAAGTCGTGTGTCCGGCAGGAGATCGCGAACCCCGCCAACGCGGCGAAGTACTGGAACACCCCTTAG
- a CDS encoding M24 family metallopeptidase has protein sequence MDGMARFGVLPVRQQARILREVLAERLEIVLPAAMRSAGLDMWLVLCQEDDLDPVFSTLLPMDSWCPILQMLLFYDTGDQIERLNLSMTNTGGLYEAPWQGRRHEEQWPLLAQLVAARDPARIGINIGSVQWAAGGLTHNLYNQLTEALAPRYVERLESAEALVTHWAAKLCDREIELYGHVVSVAHGLLAECLSSAAIVPGVTTTEDLEWHYWQRVADLGLEVAFKPFFNTVRSKADRDKYGPGDRVIRGGDIVHSDVGIRYLGLNSDHQQLAYVLRPGEREAPQGLGELVAQANRLQDIFLGQFGLGLSGNELLRRILTRARSEAIPGPRVYSHSLGHFLHEPGPLIGLPWEQTSCPGRGDVRLEHNTSFTMELSVTGPLPEWDGQEVTLSMEEDVVFTPEGCRVLGTRQTEVYLV, from the coding sequence ATGGACGGCATGGCCAGGTTCGGTGTGCTTCCGGTTCGGCAGCAGGCGAGGATCCTGCGCGAGGTGCTTGCTGAGCGTCTGGAGATCGTGCTGCCTGCGGCGATGCGCAGCGCCGGTCTCGATATGTGGCTGGTCCTGTGTCAGGAGGATGATCTCGACCCGGTCTTCTCAACACTCCTGCCCATGGACAGCTGGTGCCCGATTCTGCAGATGCTGCTCTTCTACGATACGGGGGACCAGATCGAGCGCCTCAACCTGTCCATGACGAACACGGGTGGGCTCTACGAGGCGCCCTGGCAGGGACGCCGACACGAGGAGCAGTGGCCACTCCTGGCGCAGCTCGTCGCCGCCCGCGATCCGGCACGAATTGGGATCAACATCGGAAGCGTGCAGTGGGCTGCCGGCGGGCTCACGCACAACCTCTACAACCAGCTCACCGAAGCGCTGGCGCCCCGGTATGTCGAGCGGCTGGAGTCCGCCGAAGCCCTCGTGACCCACTGGGCGGCGAAGCTGTGCGATCGCGAGATCGAGCTGTACGGGCATGTGGTTTCGGTCGCGCATGGGCTGTTGGCCGAGTGCCTGAGTTCGGCCGCTATCGTTCCGGGGGTGACGACCACCGAAGACCTGGAATGGCACTACTGGCAACGGGTCGCCGATCTGGGGCTGGAGGTCGCCTTCAAGCCCTTCTTCAACACCGTCCGAAGTAAGGCCGACCGCGACAAGTACGGCCCCGGCGACAGGGTGATTCGTGGCGGCGACATCGTCCACTCCGACGTGGGCATCCGGTACCTGGGTCTGAACAGCGACCACCAGCAACTGGCCTACGTGCTGCGACCCGGGGAGCGAGAGGCGCCACAGGGACTAGGCGAGCTCGTCGCCCAGGCGAACCGGCTGCAGGACATCTTCCTGGGCCAGTTCGGCTTGGGCTTGAGTGGTAACGAGTTGCTTCGGCGCATCCTCACCCGAGCGCGAAGCGAAGCCATCCCCGGGCCTCGCGTCTACTCACACTCGCTGGGGCACTTCCTGCACGAGCCGGGGCCACTGATCGGGCTGCCCTGGGAGCAGACCTCGTGTCCCGGTCGTGGTGACGTGCGGCTCGAGCACAACACCAGCTTCACCATGGAGCTGTCGGTGACGGGGCCACTGCCGGAGTGGGACGGCCAGGAAGTCACGCTCTCGATGGAGGAGGACGTGGTGTTCACCCCGGAGGGCTGTCGCGTCCTCGGCACGCGGCAGACGGAGGTGTACCTGGTGTGA
- a CDS encoding right-handed parallel beta-helix repeat-containing protein — MVSLIKPSLWTLILGVSVMCANAQTLTWYVSPEGKDTWSGQQAAPNQDGTDGPFATLGAALAASRQHPEQPRQILIAAGRYYLDKPIVLDAKDSGLTLQGAGAGKTTIYGGRQITGWHKDGDHFWAADVPQVKEGTWDFRALVVNDRLCPRARLPQTGRFTHETSFPVRWMSSAGGGWERKPTRQELTTMQYKVGDLGPWLSLRNAEVTVYHMWDESMIGLASHDPTTRTLTFANPSAHPPGAFGVKTYVVWNVREGMTQPGQWYLDRDAGRIVYWPLPEENLETALVVAPTVETLLDLQGKASSPVKDVTVRSLTLSTTTTPCTAGGFGASNYRGALQATSCQNLQVVDVEITNTAGHAIREYGTKGLLIQGCHLHDLGAGGLRSGGGNGTIEGNHIDHVGLIYPSAIALSGGGGPEKYLIRRNEIHDTPYSGMAIGGNGTVIEENLLYRCMQELQDGAAIYVSGAKGNVLRRNMVRDVVKMGEGYGVSAYYLDEKCRDCVIEGNVSIGVARPTLTHMTLNCTVQNNVFLCDGDMELSFARSSGIRCLGNTLQLNGKLNVGDPDAVAEWSGNLVIQGERATPAISDAMPVPARTPRENPVYGNVVTLATPPTLDGKMEGDEWPAGGISLGDLPDQRKARGAPVTAKLCADASNLYVGVVVVSMFPEDRRTGTTWGTDEGVEIAVQGTREDGTPVTYVLRGFTNGTFSSLPVGGASQAEADAFAKAVGYGAAVDKTVWRSEWRLPLAALRFKPTDRATLPLNVTAYRSEDAQFLQWAGSLGDTWDLTRGGRAIFRAPQSAATPREKAVAVAAPLKTAPAPDGTVADADWPAAISLQETPDGNPLGSKPCSARLATDSRNLLVRLDIPTPTNAIAKGAEWRVSDGAEVCLGGKTTDGSPITWVLHGFADGTLEGSTEAGAPKAAVEALAAASTFRATVGEGGWRAQWSIPLSALGLGTGKSEVPFNLGVYRSKPGEWINWVGTQGPTWKLENAGLLRIEAAPGGQRGGRPE, encoded by the coding sequence ATGGTATCGCTCATCAAGCCGAGTCTGTGGACACTGATCCTGGGGGTATCCGTCATGTGCGCGAACGCCCAGACGCTGACCTGGTATGTCTCTCCGGAGGGCAAGGACACCTGGTCCGGGCAGCAGGCAGCGCCTAACCAGGACGGCACCGACGGTCCCTTTGCCACGCTCGGGGCTGCGCTTGCGGCGAGTCGTCAGCACCCCGAGCAACCCCGGCAGATTCTCATCGCCGCCGGACGCTACTACCTCGACAAGCCGATCGTACTGGACGCCAAAGACTCCGGTCTCACCCTCCAGGGGGCCGGCGCCGGCAAGACGACTATCTATGGCGGACGCCAGATCACCGGGTGGCACAAGGACGGCGACCACTTCTGGGCAGCCGACGTGCCGCAGGTCAAGGAGGGCACCTGGGACTTCCGTGCCCTGGTGGTCAACGACAGGCTGTGCCCTCGCGCACGCCTTCCTCAGACCGGCCGCTTCACTCACGAGACCAGCTTCCCGGTGCGCTGGATGAGCAGCGCCGGTGGTGGCTGGGAGCGCAAGCCGACCCGGCAGGAACTCACGACCATGCAGTACAAGGTCGGCGACCTCGGGCCCTGGCTGAGTCTGCGCAACGCTGAGGTCACCGTCTACCACATGTGGGACGAATCGATGATCGGGCTGGCAAGCCATGACCCGACCACTCGCACCCTCACCTTCGCCAATCCCTCCGCACATCCGCCAGGCGCCTTCGGCGTCAAGACCTACGTGGTCTGGAACGTGCGCGAAGGCATGACCCAGCCCGGGCAGTGGTACCTGGACCGCGACGCGGGCCGAATCGTCTACTGGCCCTTGCCGGAGGAGAACCTGGAGACCGCGCTGGTCGTTGCGCCGACGGTGGAGACCCTCCTGGACCTGCAGGGCAAGGCAAGCAGTCCCGTCAAGGATGTCACGGTCCGGTCGCTGACTCTCTCGACCACAACCACGCCCTGCACGGCAGGTGGATTCGGCGCCTCGAACTACCGCGGCGCTCTGCAGGCAACCTCCTGCCAGAACCTCCAAGTCGTCGACGTGGAGATCACCAACACGGCCGGGCACGCAATCCGTGAGTACGGCACGAAGGGTCTGCTGATCCAGGGCTGTCACCTCCACGACCTCGGCGCCGGTGGTCTGCGCTCCGGTGGCGGAAACGGCACCATCGAGGGCAACCATATCGACCACGTCGGGCTGATCTACCCCAGCGCCATTGCTCTCTCCGGCGGAGGTGGCCCGGAGAAGTACCTGATCCGTCGCAACGAGATTCATGACACGCCCTACTCGGGCATGGCTATCGGCGGCAACGGAACGGTGATCGAGGAGAACCTGCTGTACCGGTGCATGCAGGAACTTCAGGACGGAGCTGCCATCTACGTCAGCGGGGCTAAAGGGAATGTGCTCCGCCGCAACATGGTGCGGGATGTCGTCAAGATGGGCGAGGGCTACGGCGTCTCGGCCTACTACCTCGACGAGAAGTGCCGCGACTGCGTGATCGAGGGGAATGTCTCGATCGGCGTCGCCCGGCCGACTCTCACCCATATGACCCTCAACTGCACCGTGCAGAACAACGTGTTTCTCTGCGACGGTGACATGGAGCTATCCTTCGCACGGAGCTCCGGCATCCGCTGTCTTGGCAACACCCTCCAGCTCAACGGGAAGCTGAACGTGGGCGATCCGGACGCGGTCGCCGAGTGGTCGGGTAACCTGGTGATCCAGGGCGAGAGGGCCACTCCGGCCATCAGTGACGCGATGCCCGTCCCGGCGAGGACGCCACGCGAGAATCCGGTCTATGGCAACGTGGTCACCCTCGCCACGCCTCCGACTCTCGACGGCAAGATGGAGGGTGACGAGTGGCCCGCCGGCGGCATCAGTCTCGGTGACCTTCCCGACCAGCGCAAAGCCCGTGGAGCGCCCGTCACCGCGAAGCTCTGTGCCGACGCCTCGAACCTGTATGTGGGCGTGGTGGTCGTCAGCATGTTCCCGGAGGACCGCAGGACCGGCACTACCTGGGGCACGGACGAGGGTGTCGAGATCGCTGTCCAGGGCACACGCGAAGACGGAACCCCGGTGACCTATGTTCTGCGGGGCTTCACCAACGGCACCTTCAGCAGTCTTCCGGTGGGTGGTGCCTCGCAGGCGGAGGCCGATGCCTTCGCGAAGGCAGTGGGCTACGGTGCCGCCGTGGACAAGACTGTCTGGCGCTCGGAGTGGCGCCTCCCGCTGGCGGCGCTGCGGTTCAAGCCGACCGATCGAGCGACCTTGCCCCTGAACGTCACCGCCTACCGCAGCGAGGATGCTCAGTTCCTCCAGTGGGCCGGAAGCCTCGGCGACACCTGGGACCTCACCCGTGGCGGTCGCGCGATATTCCGTGCCCCCCAGAGCGCAGCGACGCCAAGGGAAAAAGCTGTGGCCGTTGCTGCACCGCTGAAGACGGCTCCTGCGCCTGATGGCACGGTGGCTGACGCCGACTGGCCTGCTGCCATCTCCCTGCAGGAGACCCCTGACGGCAATCCCCTCGGCAGCAAGCCCTGCTCTGCGCGACTTGCCACGGACAGTCGCAACCTGCTGGTGCGCCTGGACATCCCAACACCTACGAACGCCATCGCGAAAGGCGCTGAGTGGCGGGTAAGCGACGGTGCGGAGGTCTGTCTCGGCGGGAAGACCACCGACGGCAGCCCGATCACCTGGGTCCTGCATGGCTTCGCCGACGGGACCCTCGAAGGCAGTACCGAGGCCGGTGCTCCGAAGGCGGCGGTCGAGGCTCTCGCAGCCGCGTCGACCTTCCGGGCAACCGTCGGCGAGGGTGGCTGGCGCGCTCAGTGGTCGATTCCCTTGAGTGCGCTGGGCCTTGGCACCGGGAAGTCGGAGGTGCCCTTCAACCTGGGCGTATATCGCAGCAAACCGGGCGAGTGGATCAACTGGGTCGGCACGCAAGGCCCGACCTGGAAGCTCGAGAACGCCGGCCTGCTCCGGATCGAAGCTGCCCCGGGAGGTCAGCGAGGCGGACGGCCCGAGTAG
- a CDS encoding LamG-like jellyroll fold domain-containing protein has translation MAFLRPMLASLWVALWVLSGFPAAQAQPADDIKPVAAWTFNQPTLGLARDVASQTHHAHLLSTPRYEPSPGGKALVFAGPASRVAVADHPTLVMTDSVTVDVWVKIDDLNLPEPQTLVDKGGERYRLQVEPGGGVLFGLKNDTGRFDLTGGRIEAGKWVRLTGVFQRPAARLYIDGVLVKQGTWDQQIGPGADLNLGSKGGVTYFTHGQIDEVRLYREAREPRADDKPVTGTGGAQAGEARMTVTQDQKGLLSIDTGAATFTVTAEGIVSGIFIGGKRVVEGNTEPLLAAQLLETKGWSGWSDLAPGKTIEGIYRPGQLTRKEQEGRLELTADGRLDFGDGDAILTRMVLSFQAGSPFLSATVSLEPQGAFRDRFLRSVAVQMPLALDKRKRIVQGGDRGVRWNTRHWYQFIVDPTGKLMEEPDHNLWRNFVIDQVTDHDYHLWRSESDFTSPLSMQRGLAAPGWIAAYDQRAGLLVGYRDFAFRAPKTLWVEADGPGKATVFLWSPTRPALSPASPEAAAVFGKPHIIDFEPFGDDFRFSQPDLLLREQWGREGLASDEPPRNEIPADGVPQWSEPAADDRAPLVSGGVPFPRGVLTDPGNVRLMKGEALVPLQTRALAYWPDKSIKWLLLTFPPDGGQVSDSSPGDKSLSFELTRRSGPADSYRLEYGGEARPGRAERTLTAEKSGGLVRLDTGPLSVELSTGEEWLRSVKLAGREMLAAGAKSYVDFLRPDKPVSCGRTHTTGQVDPGTFLPESLELEEAGPLRAVVRLEGMTNSVEPQRLILRLEAYAGRSCLRVFQTVEFLHKDPRVAFVRRMGIDVPLVGSAEATVFAGGQEGPVELGRGTPAGLRQHSHLGYRAWRQDTGQRFTQTVESKARSRGWVDVSGPEGGLAVCLREMWQQFPNEISANLPAGTVTLGFWPESIAPMDVRRYSNYPHRSQGESASSPSSWVTDNWYPQDCFVGVSKTHEALLYFHGPAESPTQVGAVMADFQRPPLVYAGRKWYHDTGVVQPEFAMAEEPSLARCDANLYHFAKFWLQHQKLWGWYGLWDYGDVGHYFKGGYGSLFPPDVLRTLLAGGEAAKSIDLTRARFLDYAPNQDWAFDNGRWGWSNTEGLTNLFLQTEYLRTGDRDIFFFLEAMARHFRDVDMRHDGKWFGYGTRHGVQHWSDGNHEERQTTHSEFRYHSYLTGDLRSRDFARQLYERVYSRRDVTIHAAHSGRIQGLLTQWEMTGSDEVADILARYMPTFHVPQGLVESPRVKFPEVLRLAADANINEGNMFFWTFGGGHGMIEYYELTKNEDVRQALIKTADDALASGRIGLRLKAVAFAARHADNPEPYLKAIREWAAGDGRRYLLQIVPHNPEFYAGPQGLLRGSTAGALFTMNDLPYVIGLLSEDPPMDDELRRIDASGGPFYREPVLSWQSEYDLPEFAEYLRIKHPQP, from the coding sequence ATGGCCTTCCTCCGCCCCATGCTCGCATCCCTTTGGGTAGCCCTCTGGGTGCTCAGTGGTTTCCCCGCTGCACAGGCTCAGCCTGCGGACGATATCAAGCCCGTCGCGGCCTGGACCTTCAACCAACCCACACTCGGCCTTGCGCGGGACGTTGCTTCGCAGACTCACCACGCACATCTTCTATCGACGCCACGGTATGAGCCTTCGCCGGGCGGCAAGGCCCTGGTGTTCGCGGGTCCTGCCTCCCGGGTGGCAGTGGCCGACCATCCGACTCTCGTCATGACCGACAGCGTCACCGTGGACGTCTGGGTCAAGATCGATGACCTCAACCTGCCGGAGCCGCAGACCCTGGTGGACAAGGGTGGAGAGCGTTACCGTCTGCAGGTCGAGCCCGGCGGCGGCGTCCTCTTCGGACTCAAGAATGATACGGGACGTTTCGACCTGACCGGCGGCCGCATCGAGGCCGGGAAGTGGGTTCGCCTCACCGGTGTCTTTCAGCGACCGGCTGCCCGCCTCTACATCGATGGGGTGCTGGTGAAGCAGGGGACCTGGGATCAGCAGATCGGCCCCGGCGCTGACCTCAACCTCGGCTCGAAGGGCGGCGTGACCTACTTCACCCACGGCCAGATTGATGAGGTGCGCCTCTACCGCGAAGCCCGGGAGCCTCGGGCCGACGACAAGCCGGTCACGGGCACCGGCGGTGCACAGGCAGGTGAGGCCAGGATGACGGTGACCCAGGACCAGAAGGGCCTTCTGAGCATCGACACCGGGGCAGCGACCTTCACCGTGACGGCAGAGGGCATCGTATCGGGCATCTTCATCGGCGGCAAACGCGTAGTGGAGGGCAACACCGAGCCGCTGCTGGCGGCTCAACTGCTGGAGACGAAGGGGTGGTCGGGCTGGAGCGATCTGGCCCCCGGCAAGACCATCGAGGGCATCTACCGACCGGGCCAGTTGACCCGCAAGGAGCAGGAGGGACGCCTGGAGCTGACCGCGGACGGTCGACTGGACTTCGGCGACGGCGACGCGATCCTCACCCGGATGGTGCTGAGCTTCCAGGCCGGGAGTCCCTTCCTGTCGGCGACGGTGAGCCTCGAACCTCAGGGGGCCTTCCGGGATCGATTCCTGCGCTCGGTCGCGGTGCAGATGCCGCTGGCGCTGGACAAGCGCAAGCGGATTGTCCAGGGCGGCGACCGCGGAGTGCGCTGGAACACTCGGCACTGGTACCAGTTCATCGTCGACCCCACGGGCAAGCTGATGGAGGAGCCCGACCACAACCTCTGGCGCAACTTCGTCATCGATCAGGTCACTGACCATGACTACCACCTCTGGCGCTCCGAGAGCGACTTCACCTCGCCCCTGTCGATGCAGAGGGGGCTTGCTGCGCCGGGGTGGATCGCCGCCTATGACCAGCGTGCCGGACTCCTGGTGGGCTACCGTGACTTCGCCTTCAGGGCACCAAAGACGCTGTGGGTGGAAGCCGACGGTCCCGGCAAGGCCACGGTGTTCCTATGGAGTCCGACTCGTCCGGCCTTGTCGCCTGCCTCGCCCGAGGCGGCTGCTGTGTTCGGCAAGCCCCACATCATCGACTTCGAGCCCTTCGGCGACGACTTTCGCTTCAGCCAGCCCGACCTGCTCCTGCGCGAGCAATGGGGAAGGGAGGGCCTCGCGAGTGATGAGCCACCGCGAAACGAGATCCCGGCTGACGGAGTGCCGCAGTGGTCCGAGCCTGCGGCAGATGACCGGGCGCCTCTGGTGTCCGGCGGAGTGCCCTTCCCGCGAGGCGTGTTGACCGATCCGGGCAACGTACGGCTCATGAAGGGTGAGGCCCTTGTACCGCTTCAGACCAGGGCGCTGGCCTACTGGCCCGACAAGTCGATCAAGTGGCTCCTGCTCACCTTCCCGCCGGACGGTGGGCAAGTCTCGGACTCCTCGCCCGGCGACAAGTCGCTGAGCTTCGAGCTGACGCGGCGCTCCGGACCGGCGGATTCCTACCGGCTCGAGTACGGGGGAGAGGCGAGACCGGGTCGGGCTGAGCGGACACTCACAGCCGAGAAGTCGGGCGGCCTTGTGCGCCTCGACACCGGTCCACTCTCGGTCGAGCTCAGCACCGGCGAGGAGTGGCTCCGGAGCGTGAAGCTCGCCGGTCGTGAGATGCTGGCCGCAGGTGCCAAAAGCTACGTGGACTTCCTGCGTCCCGATAAGCCTGTGTCTTGCGGCAGGACGCACACCACCGGCCAGGTTGATCCCGGCACCTTCCTGCCGGAGAGCCTTGAACTGGAGGAAGCTGGTCCGCTGCGCGCCGTGGTGAGACTCGAGGGCATGACGAACTCCGTAGAGCCGCAGCGGCTGATCCTCCGACTGGAAGCCTACGCCGGGCGCAGTTGTCTGCGAGTGTTCCAGACGGTCGAGTTCCTGCACAAGGACCCCCGGGTCGCCTTCGTCCGCCGCATGGGAATCGACGTGCCCCTCGTAGGATCTGCCGAGGCGACCGTCTTTGCCGGCGGTCAGGAGGGACCCGTGGAGCTCGGTCGCGGGACTCCTGCAGGCCTGCGTCAGCACAGCCACCTGGGCTATCGCGCCTGGCGGCAAGACACCGGGCAGCGCTTCACCCAGACCGTGGAAAGCAAGGCTCGCAGTCGTGGCTGGGTCGATGTGTCGGGGCCTGAGGGCGGGCTGGCCGTCTGCCTCCGCGAGATGTGGCAGCAGTTCCCCAATGAGATCTCGGCCAACCTCCCGGCGGGCACCGTGACCCTGGGCTTCTGGCCCGAGAGTATTGCGCCGATGGACGTGCGGCGCTACTCGAACTACCCGCACCGGTCGCAGGGCGAGTCCGCCTCATCCCCGAGTTCCTGGGTGACCGACAACTGGTACCCCCAGGACTGCTTTGTGGGCGTCTCGAAGACGCACGAGGCGCTGCTGTACTTCCATGGCCCCGCTGAGAGTCCAACACAGGTCGGTGCTGTCATGGCCGACTTCCAGCGTCCGCCTCTCGTTTACGCGGGCAGGAAGTGGTACCACGACACCGGCGTCGTCCAGCCCGAGTTCGCGATGGCCGAAGAGCCCTCACTCGCGCGTTGTGATGCCAACCTGTATCACTTCGCCAAGTTTTGGCTCCAGCACCAGAAGCTCTGGGGCTGGTACGGACTGTGGGACTATGGCGACGTGGGCCACTACTTCAAGGGCGGCTATGGGAGCCTGTTCCCGCCCGACGTCCTACGCACCCTTCTGGCTGGCGGAGAGGCAGCCAAGAGCATCGACCTGACTCGTGCGCGGTTCCTCGATTACGCTCCGAACCAGGACTGGGCCTTCGATAACGGTCGCTGGGGCTGGAGCAACACCGAGGGCCTGACGAACCTGTTCCTGCAGACCGAGTACCTGCGCACCGGCGATCGCGATATCTTCTTCTTCCTCGAGGCCATGGCCCGGCACTTCCGGGACGTCGACATGCGCCACGACGGCAAATGGTTCGGCTATGGCACCCGCCACGGGGTGCAGCACTGGAGCGACGGCAACCACGAGGAGCGCCAGACGACCCACTCCGAGTTCCGCTACCACAGCTACCTCACCGGCGACCTGCGCAGCCGCGACTTCGCCCGCCAGCTTTACGAGCGCGTCTACAGCCGCCGGGATGTCACCATACACGCCGCCCACTCGGGGCGCATCCAGGGCCTCCTGACGCAGTGGGAGATGACGGGAAGCGACGAGGTGGCCGATATCCTCGCTCGCTACATGCCCACCTTCCACGTGCCGCAGGGGCTTGTTGAGTCTCCTCGCGTCAAGTTCCCCGAGGTCCTGCGTCTTGCTGCCGACGCCAACATCAATGAGGGCAACATGTTCTTCTGGACCTTCGGCGGCGGCCACGGGATGATCGAATACTACGAGCTGACCAAGAACGAGGACGTGCGGCAAGCGCTGATCAAGACCGCTGATGATGCTCTCGCAAGTGGCCGTATCGGGCTTCGTCTCAAGGCGGTGGCCTTCGCGGCCAGACACGCAGACAACCCCGAGCCATACCTGAAGGCAATCCGCGAGTGGGCTGCAGGCGATGGCCGTCGCTACCTGCTGCAGATCGTTCCGCACAACCCGGAGTTCTACGCCGGTCCACAGGGGCTGCTGCGGGGCTCCACGGCGGGTGCGCTGTTCACGATGAACGACCTGCCCTACGTGATCGGCCTGCTGAGCGAGGACCCGCCGATGGATGACGAGCTGCGGCGGATCGACGCAAGTGGCGGACCCTTCTACCGCGAGCCTGTGCTCAGTTGGCAGTCGGAGTACGACCTGCCGGAGTTCGCCGAGTACCTGCGCATCAAGCACCCCCAACCCTAA